The Camelus dromedarius isolate mCamDro1 chromosome 25, mCamDro1.pat, whole genome shotgun sequence genome has a segment encoding these proteins:
- the RESF1 gene encoding retroelement silencing factor 1 isoform X2, which yields MNWNAKPESVALPPQYPKKQASFLEQALVNTLSMTSQSSLNHPGSNQEGCPFLSNSNPVSQPLLNIRNYKSQQMPISDMHGGTIVTSQTSVERIIHANVKGPKQRSHDLHMPSGVTQDVWLNSPMRNSMLSHTGATVSHQTGFGTNMPNVHALQNQFITSDTYSMQIHMIPSNSGRVPVTYQGNPRLNPPLPEQQVDWSQQCASSGLPYPDYRPLPKQYSYSPRSFLQDPPFQEQNPMSSVSLQVKKSHPPNPALTLQSKQTATVPSYQYAVTQTDKRPPPPPYDCRYASRPLQRTQHVVKVPSMEVPHSQDVHLPEMRKEFFKGFQQQWQNVNESFSMMGNPCNLRGNSNVSQPFDEPVRSSVDGVQALAQSNQEERMDSRNLTSNQVLDTSATKEKLVRDIKTLVEIKKKFSDLARKIKINKNLLMAAGCIKTTNTPYGESAQNSELSLKQTVKIQPGPQVTLVTPQTAENKPPTVMGSAEETNRIHSTLNSTLQDRNFNQVSSVLLNSACSEKLPIPEGLHDLKVVSSLKTSAVEITQATLNNTQFSSGNFVNVAQNGPTNSETASLPQSTSFEEYASKYPNKNRLILSLLAPGDKTLKTLLKDTNETIQDSKLHSFEINPNAQNTGDQLNLKTMETPSTCNINAKISDSSSCFQLKSLNELSSKSDQHFSTELLATCLSLWKKQPSELTEGKPCNESKANRTAVGLSKPVETCEKSPLPAVGNCQNKIVNSSQETILSMVAQNYESSGATTTKGIAVVSPLILSDVKTLSVRGATPEVLPEAVYPVIEEGSVCSLQNKLVEDTASKITVNEPVTSTTSSKVFPLIQKEKHEPMNANSEGTPHASQGKQNRSEPATQYPVRDQQASCISKDSDAVSSDVLQIGDICSLVEGDTSYNSQIAKIFNLSPLNKVEPQKPSLPNPQGTNSSQQNEQLDNITENKDFGFQDIVPCTDVSRKITDQSQSLQPSESSSLKYVEAKSGILEESSLEHVTKNEGMADDTCSSAAVQQDSCPQEGDVSSTYTDQDPTRNEILSDKTPILYLHDQLSELLKEFPYGIEPVNLHEGSVVQQTTDQISKAQACDKTGCNSKDSTDQIQITILNLEQMKELFPEQDDQLTEPQEEKPVPKDRKQCDPQARTVEESCESVAVDSEKDDVRCCALGWLSMVYEGVPQCQCSSSENSASKEEGKRPCSPLETSSYKQGQRTDRCDPVAFNKPPSNNPETPVNLPVEKKHVPETEQGKNVEDKSKAKPNSSLRTEQELSGPLLSKADKKLDSSLQSHKRKKRLQFHEITFHSTSKITKFSQEGLQRKLMAQSLRPLKPKMGFLTSKNKDLHMKNGSLVPSVSPEKRKLKAGGSKQKVLEKRKLDEGSILDSEMKRKKNDKPERGKHVGGGSFKFRSLFSTPSERARIKEKTAPNVTSPGSKDSSSKIHRVLAPKEYLSRQTLIEAGPSGKALKKSYAKSATCDSQHVRPGKLSVRVGSCEKSNSSLQTAKESFNICTSRGKTLKIHHSKESKTYISRNSKGTVGGKQADKMWIDKTKLDKNLNNANSDVEFSQMSSQAKDQRKLYLNRVAFKCTERERICLTKLDNSPRKLNKEKRPEGKPKSLVPVKDAAEKLSMLEFKLCPEGLFSKNTNPVEDQKDLQPCPRKEQAPVQGIKSTKEDWLKCVTEEKRMPEANQEIDDNVLAHSRLAKGSFSADGFETLQNPVKDSKAMFQTYKKMYMEKRSRSLGSSPLE from the exons ATGAACTGGAATGCAAAACCAGAGAGTGTCGCCTTACCACCACAGTATCCTAAAAAACAGGCATCTTTTTTGGAGCAGGCTTTAGTTAACACACTTAGCATGACGTCTCAAAGTTCTTTAAACCATCCTGGAAGTAACCAAGAAGGATGCCCATTTCTCAGTAATTCAAATCCAGTTTCACAGCCACTGCTCAACATCAGAAATTATAAATCTCAACAAATGCCTATTTCTGATATGCATGGTGGGACAATTGTGACCTCACAGACGTCCGTGGAGAGAATAATACATGCCAATGTTAAAGGACCCAAACAACGAAGTCATGATTTGCACATGCCTTCAGGAGTTACACAGGATGTGTGGCTGAACTCGCCGATGAGGAATTCTATGCTTTCTCATACAGGGGCAACTGTATCTCATCAAACTGGTTTCGGAACGAACATGCCCAATGTACATGCACTACAGAATCAATTTATAACATCAGATACCTATTCTATGCAAATACATATGATCCCTTCTAATTCTGGAAGAGTTCCTGTAACTTATCAAGGAAACCCAAGACTTAACCCACCTTTACCAGAGCAGCAGGTTGACTGGTCACAGCAGTGTGCGTCCAGTGGACTGCCTTACCCAGATTACAGGCCACTTCCAAAGCAATACAGCTATTCACCACGAAGCTTTTTGCAAGATCCTCCTTTTCAGGAACAAAACCCTATGTCATCTGTATCACTACAAGTTAAAAAAAGTCACCCTCCAAATCCTGCACTGACTTTACAGTCAAAGCAGACTGCAACCGTACCGTCCTACCAATACGCAGTTACTCAAACTGACAAAAGGCCACCCCCCCCTCCTTACGACTGTCGGTATGCAAGCCGTCCTCTGCAGAGGACTCAGCACGTTGTTAAAGTCCCTTCTATGGAAGTTCCTCACAGTCAAGACGTGCACTTACCTGAAAtgaggaaagaattttttaaaggttttcaaCAGCAATGGCAAAACGTTAACGAAAGTTTCAGCATGATGGGAAATCCCTGTAACTTGAGAGGAAATAGCAACGTCAGTCAGCCTTTTGATGAACCTGTCAGATCGTCTGTGGATGGTGTTCAGGCTCTTGCTCAAAGTAATCAAGAGGAAAGAATGGATTCCCGAAATCTGACTTCAAATCAAGTACTTGACACAAGTGCCACAAAAGAAAAGTTAGTGAGGGATATTAAAACAttggtagaaataaaaaagaagttttcAGACCTtgcaaggaaaattaaaattaataaaaatcttttgATGGCAGCAGGCTGTATTAAAACAACGAATACCCCTTACGGTGAATCGGCTCAAAATTCTGAGTTGTCTCTGAAACAAACTGTCAAAATCCAGCCTGGGCCACAGGTAACCCTGGTCACTCCACAGACTGCAGAGAATAAACCACCAACAGTAATGGGATCTGCAGAAGAAACAAATAGAATACATAGTACATTGAATTCCACCCTTCAGGACAGAAATTTTAACCAAGTCAGTTCTGTTTTACTAAATTCTGCCTGTTCGGAAAAATTGCCAATACCAGAAGGGTTACATGATTTGAAAGTTGTGAGTTCTTTAAAGACATCAGCTGTTGAGATTACCCAGGCAACACTAAATAACACCCAATTTTCATCAGGAAATTTTGTCAACGTTGCACAAAATGGGCCAACAAATTCTGAAACAGCTTCTCTTCCTCAGTCTACGTCCTTTGAGGAATATGCTTcaaaatatccaaataaaaataGGCTAATTCTCAGTTTACTCGCACCTGGAGATAAAACTCTGAAGACATTATTAAAAGATACTAATGAAACTATTCAAGATTCAAAGCTGCATAGTTTTGAAATAAATCCAAATGCCCAAAACACTGGTGACCAACTGAATTTGAAAACCATGGAAACTCCAAGTACATGTAATATAAATGCCAAGATTTCAGACAGTTCTTCTTGCTTTCAGCTTAAATCCTTAAATGAACTGTCTTCTAAAAGTGACCAACACTTTTCAACGGAATTGCTAGCAACATGTCTTTCTTTGTGGAAAAAGCAACCTTCAGAACTTACAGAAGGAAAACCATGTAATGAGTCAAAAGCAAACAGAACTGcagttggactttcaaagcctgTGGAAACCTGCGAGAAGAGTCCACTTCCAGCTGTTGGAAATTGTCAGAATAAGATTGTAAACAGCTCACAAGAAACAATTCTGTCGATGGTGGCACAGAATTATGAGTCTTCAGGTGCAACGACTACAAAGGGAATTGCTGTAGTGTCGCCCTTAATTCTTTCAGATGTCAAAACACTGTCTGTCAGAGGTGCAACTCCTGAAGTCTTACCTGAAGCAGTGTATCCAGTTATTGAAGAAGGCAGTGTCTGTAGCTTACAGAATAAATTGGTAGAAGATACTGCTTCGAAGATTACTGTTAATGAGCCAGTAACAAGTACTACAAGCAGCAAGGTTTTCCCACTGATTCAGAAGGAAAAGCATGAGCCAATGAATGCTAATTCAGAAGGCACACCTCATGCCAGTCAAGGGAAGCAGAACAGATCAGAGCCAGCTACCCAGTATCCTGTGAGGGATCAGCAAGCTTCGTGTATATCAAAGGACAGCGACGCTGTGAGCAGCGATGTATTACAGATTGGCGATATTTGTTCTCTTGTTGAAGGCGATACCTCTTACAATTCCCAAATAGCAAAGATATTCAATTTGTCCCCTTTAAACAAAGTTGAGCCACAGAAGCCCTCTCTGCCCAACCCCCAAGGGACAAATAGTAGCCAACAAAATGAACAGTTGGATAACATCACTGAAAATAAAGACTTTGGTTTTCAGGATATTGTGCCGTGCACAGATGTGTCACGTAAAATAACTGACCAGTCACAGTCACTGCAACCTTCAGAATCGTCATCTTTGAAGTACGTTGAAGCAAAGAGTGGCATTCTGGAGGAAAGCAGTTTGGAGCATGTCACTAAAAATGAAGGCATGGCTGACGATACGTGTTCATCGGCTGCTGTTCAGCAGGACAGTTGCCCTCAGGAAGGTGATGTGTCCTCCACTTACACGGACCAGGATCCTACAAGAAACGAGATTCTCAGTGACAAGACACCCATCTTATACCTGCACGATCAGCTGTCAGAACTTTTGAAAGAGTTTCCCTACGGTATTGAACCTGTGAACTTGCATGAAGGTTCTGTTGTCCAGCAAACGACAGACCAGATCTCAAAAGCTCAAGCTTGTGACAAAACCGGTTGTAACTCCAAAGACTCCACAGACCAAATCCAAATTACGATATTGAACTTGGAGCAAATGAAAGAATTATTTCCTGAGCAGGACGACCAACTGACAGAACCTCAGGAAGAAAAGCCTGTCCCAAAAGACAGGAAGCAGTGTGACCCACAAGCACGTACAGTTGAAGAAAGTTGCGAGTCTGTAGCAGTGGATTCAGAAAAAGATGATGTGCGTTGTTGTGCACTGGGGTGGCTCTCTATGGTTTATGAAGGAGTTCCTCAGTGCCAGTGTAGTTCTAGTGAGAACTCAGCCTCCAAGGAAGAAGGGAAACGGCCGTGTTCTCCCTTGGAGACCAGCAGTTACAAACAAGGACAGAGAACTGATAGATGTGACCCTGTTGCATTTAATAAGCCTCCGAGTAATAATCCAGAGACTCCTGTGAATTTACCAGTTGAGAAAAAGCATGTTCCTGAAACAGAGCAAGGCAAGAATGTAGAAGATAAATCCAAAGCAAAACCTAACAGCTCCCTAAGGACAGAACAAGAGTTGTCTGGTCCACTTCTATCCAAAGCTGATAAGAAACTAGATTCCTCCTTGCagagtcacaaaagaaaaaaaagactgcaattTCATGAGATAACTTTTCACTCCACGagcaaaattacaaaattttctcAAGAGGGCCTGCAGAGGAAGCTCATGGCCCAAAGCCTACGCCCATTAAAGCCAAAGATGGGTTTTTtgacaagtaaaaataaagatctgCATATGAAAAATGGCTCCCTGGTGCCATCAGTGTccccagaaaagagaaaattgaaagcAGGTGGCTCCAAACAAAAAGTTTTGGAAAAAAGGAAGTTGGATGAAGGGAGCATACTTGACTCGGagatgaaaaggaagaagaacGATAAGCCCGAGCGGGGTAAACACGTGGGAGGCGGTTCCTTTAAATTCcgttctcttttctccaccccCAGTGAAAGAGCCAGGATTAAAGAAAAGACGGCCCCGAACGTTACGTCCCCAGGCTCCAAGGATAGCTCATCGAAAATTCATAGAGTCCTGGCCCCGAAGGAGTATTTATCAAGGCAGACGCTTATAGAAGCAGGGCCTAGCGGCAAAGCGTTAAAGAAAAGTTACGCAAAAAGCGCAACGTGTGACTCCCAGCACGTGAGGCCCGGTAAGCTTTCTGTGCGAGTTGGAAGTTGTGAGAAGTCAAACAGCAGCCTTCAGACCGCCAAAGAATCGTTTAATATCTGTACCAGCCGTGGCAAAACCCTCAAAATCCATCATTCCAAGGAGTCTAAAACATACATTTCAAGGAATAGTAAAGGAACGGTTGGTGGAAAACAGGCTGATAAAATGTGGATTGATAAAACCAAATTAGACAAGAATTTAAACAATGCAAATAGTGACGTTGAATTCAGCCAGATGTCCTCCCAGGCAAAGGATCAAAGGAAACTATATCTGAACAGAGTTGCATTTAAATGCACTGAACGTGAGCGCATTTGTCTCACAAAATTAGATAATTCACCCAGGAAGCTTAATAAAGAGAAGAGACCAGAAGGTAAACCTAAGAGCCTTGTACCTGTGAAAGATGCCGCGGAGAAACTGAGCATGCTGGAGTTTAAGTTATGTCCAGAAGGACTGTTCAGTAAGAATACAAACCCCGTTGAAGACCAAAAGGATCTGCAGCCTTGTCCTAGGAAGGAGCAAGCCCCTGTGCAAG gaataaaaagtacaaaagaaGACTGGTTAAAATGTGTGACTGAGGAGAAAAGGATGCCAGAAGCCAACCAAGAAATAG ATGATAATGTTTTGGCTCATTCAAGACTCGCCAAGGGAAGCTTCAGTGCGGATGGATTTGAGACACTACAAAACCCAGTAAAAGACTCAAAAGCAATGTTTCAGACCTACAAAAAGATGTACATGGAGAAGCGAAGCAGGAGTCTTGGTAGCAGCCCGTTAGAGTAA